The window TGGAGCGTTTTCATTCGACCGTATTCATTAACGACAAATTACAGTACAAAAGAACAACATGTGTATAACCAAGCCCTGCCCGATGACTGAACTAAAAAAGTTTGTGGACGTCAAAAAAGCCGACATATGTCAGAGTTTTAAAGAACGCAGCCTTGGGATTGGAGTTTGATCAAAGTTTGCCTGTCAGGGAAAGTTTAGTAAAATTTTACTGATCAGGATGTACGAAACAGGGCAGAAGCTTATGCTGTCAATAAATTGGAAAAGCCGGAACTCAGGATAACATATAAGGTTTTATAATTTCCTGCAAGGCCTGTTTATCGATAAAGGTTTTTGCACCTTCAACGATAATTTTACGTTCCTTCTTGAAATCAGAAAGTTGCTTACTAACCCTGTCCTCACTTATCGCGGATAAAGAGGAAATTTCTTTCCTGGACAGAACAATTTTATACGTGTGCTCATCCAGGTTATTTCTGAAAAGATCCAAGAGTTCAAGCAGCGAATGGGCTACTTTTTCACGAACATTCATTTCGGCCATATTCCGGAGGCTATCTTCTGTTTTTTTTAGCTCTTTGATATAATCGTGGAGGAGCATATTTAAAGATGAATTGGCCTGCACAATGGGAAGAAAAATATCCTTCTTGATAAAGTATAATTCTGAATCTGAAATAGCTGTCGCTGAAAGTGAATAATTTGAATTCTCAAGTGAACCCCAAAAGCCAAACATATCACCTGTTTTTGAAAAACGGATTGATTGCTCCAGTTTATGACAACCCTCTTTCCAGAGCTTCACAACCCCGCTGCAGATAAAATAGATGAGAAAGGAAGGTTGTCCTTCATAAAAGACTACTTCATTTCTATGATAACTCCTGTGAATCAGATTCTTGACAATCAGCGACTTCTCATCTTCTGTACAGTACTGACTCAATGCACTGTTATGAAAAATCAGGTGTGATTTACACTCCAAATCATTACCCAATTGTTTGTTAAATAACATACACTTTATTTAGCCGCAAAATAAATGATAATTGCCGTTGTAGACAATGACGGATGTCTTTCGCAACACACGAATGAAGGAGAAATGTACCTGCGAAATTGCAGACATTTTTCAAGTTAACGGTAGGTTTGCTCATCATCTTTGAACGAATTGCATATTTCGCGTCCTTTGCGTCTTGCTTTTTCATCTTTGCGAACTTTGCCCCGATTTGCTGAGAGTGTGTCAT of the Bacteroidota bacterium genome contains:
- a CDS encoding Crp/Fnr family transcriptional regulator encodes the protein MLFNKQLGNDLECKSHLIFHNSALSQYCTEDEKSLIVKNLIHRSYHRNEVVFYEGQPSFLIYFICSGVVKLWKEGCHKLEQSIRFSKTGDMFGFWGSLENSNYSLSATAISDSELYFIKKDIFLPIVQANSSLNMLLHDYIKELKKTEDSLRNMAEMNVREKVAHSLLELLDLFRNNLDEHTYKIVLSRKEISSLSAISEDRVSKQLSDFKKERKIIVEGAKTFIDKQALQEIIKPYMLS